A region of the Clostridiisalibacter paucivorans DSM 22131 genome:
TTTCATTTTCAGAATCTGTTACTTCAGTTTTACTACATCCTATCAGTGAAAATGATAATACAATAATCAATAAAATAATTGATTTTTTCATAAAAACACTCCTTATAAATTTAAATTCGCTGAACATTAAATTACAAATATACAATCAAATTTGACAAATTGATTTAGATATAGCTCCCTTACTTCTTGCTATTTCACACCTTGTACCTCCACATGTATATTTGCTCACATTATATCATAATGCAATATTAGATGATAAATTAATATACTTTTATTAGTTATAACCATCACACATAAAAACCCTTATAACAACTATTTATAGCCATTATAAGGGTCTTATCATACTACTCCAATCATGCCATCTACGCCAAAGGCTTGATTCAATGAGAAGTTACTCCCACTCGATAAGTTAGGATGCAAGTTAAACTTATTTGTTTAGTTTTAGTAGCGTTTATATGGTATTTTGGATATTTTATTTGTCTTATTTGATGTTTGGTGAATTTTTAATATCAAAGTAATATCAATGGCTACTTATTAAAATAACAGTTTAGCATTTTATAAATCTATTTTGATTTAATCGTATCTAATTTCTTTTGTAAGTTACTAATCTTATTCTCTAGTGAAATGTTTATATCCTTAATGTTATTAATTTCTTTTTTTAAAAAAGCTAACTCTCTTAATTTCTTTTTTTTATTAATAGTATCTAGTCTAAGTTGCTCTTTCAGTTCTCTATTTTGTGCATCAAGTTCATTAATTTTCTCAGAAATTAGGTATTCTTTTAAAATAGGGTCTACCAGAATAGAAGCATATAAAGTATCATTTAGTTTTGACACAATGTTATTGTATTGTTTTTCTTCTTCCTGGGTTTTAAAATCCTATTTAACATATTTCCAATTTATAGCATTAAATTCTATTATAGGTATTTCTAAATCTCTAAACTCTTTTATCTCCAATTCATCGACTTTATGACTATAATATATTTCTATAGCTAACTTTCCAGCCCAGTTTTCATAATATATAGCTGGTTCTGATTTTGTAAAATACACCATCACATCTACTACTCTATACTTGGTTTCACTAGTGTATACAACCTCTTCTTGCACAGATTTATCAATATAAATTTTAACAGGTTGCCCCTTAACTTTTATATTAATAACTTCTAATCTAGAAATACACTCCTTAAAAAATTCGTGTCTATAGCTTTCTTCATAACCTTCATAAATTCTATTTGATTTATTTGATTGATATTTAAAATAACTTTTGCTAAGCACTCCATTTTTTCCTGAAACAAAAAACATTTTTTCCTTAAGATTAGTATTTTGATGAATGCTATAGATATTGTCTCTGCTTTTTTCCCAATATTCCGGTTCAAATGTTTTCCAATGAATTACATCCCAGATGTTGATTTTTTTATATTCTCCATTAATTAGTAAATCAGCGCTTCCTTTCATATATTCTCCTAATATTTGCTAATTCCCTCAATGCCTATCTCTTTCATATACTCATAAATCCCATTATAATATTCACATCTCCTTGTATGATCATTATCATCTCCATACGGGACATATATAACCATACCTTGTCTAGCTCTAGTTAGTAGCACTCTATAAGCATTTTTTAAGTACAATTTTTTGTCATTACTATTTATATTTATCCACTTATTACCTCTAAATTGTTTATAAATAAACTCTTCACCATTAAACCTAAAATCAGCGCCCCAAGCTACTAATGCGAAATCGAGCTCTAATCCCTGTATATCAAACTCCGTAGCTGTATCCTCAAGATAATATGATGATCTCACATCTAAGCAATCATTTAAAAACCAATTTTTTGCCTCAATATCATTCTTTACAAATATCCCTTCTGCTTTTAGTCTAAGTGCTCCAGAGCTTGCAATCATACCGTATCTTTCTGTGCCTCTAGCCTTATTTTTAATCCAGTTTTTAGCAGCAACCAAATCTCTTGTTATTACAATATCATAATTATCCTTCAGTGTATTAAAAAGTTCTTTAGCATCAACACACTCAACATCTAATAAACTCTTTACAAAACCAGATAAATTTTCACTTCTAAAAGAACGTAATGATACAGATAAATGAAGGTCTTCCTTAATATTTGCATTAATAGCTGATAGCATAGTATTAAGGTCTTTTCCCCTTCTATATTCGTCATCCGTAATTCTATTAGAAACAAATACATTCCAATCTTTATGCTTATACTTTATCGTCTCAAACCATTCTCCCAACCCTGCTTCTCCAGTGTTTATTTCTTGTCCACCACCAATAAGACAAATGATAACAGCCCAATCTTCATGTCTATTCATATATTGAATCAAGAACTCTGGTTCTGACATATCAAAGTCAAGTTGTCCTTTTTTAGTTTCGGTGTTTGTCAAGTAAGTTGTCATAGAACTTTTTTCTTAAGCTTCTCGTTTTTGTATAAATCATCGGTTGGATTAAGGCTTACTATTTCAACCT
Encoded here:
- a CDS encoding DNA/RNA helicase domain-containing protein is translated as MTTYLTNTETKKGQLDFDMSEPEFLIQYMNRHEDWAVIICLIGGGQEINTGEAGLGEWFETIKYKHKDWNVFVSNRITDDEYRRGKDLNTMLSAINANIKEDLHLSVSLRSFRSENLSGFVKSLLDVECVDAKELFNTLKDNYDIVITRDLVAAKNWIKNKARGTERYGMIASSGALRLKAEGIFVKNDIEAKNWFLNDCLDVRSSYYLEDTATEFDIQGLELDFALVAWGADFRFNGEEFIYKQFRGNKWININSNDKKLYLKNAYRVLLTRARQGMVIYVPYGDDNDHTRRCEYYNGIYEYMKEIGIEGISKY